A section of the Serratia liquefaciens ATCC 27592 genome encodes:
- a CDS encoding helix-turn-helix domain-containing protein, giving the protein MDNGVDSADLRLAQRLSDLRQQQGWSLEALAQQTGISRATLSRVERTETSPTASLLNKLCAAYGLTMSRLLSEVEDEPPELLHREQQTVWVDRASGFHRRSVSPPAALYKAEFIEGTLEAGAVIAYDAPSIHALEHHLWLLEGRLELTLEARTFQLEPGDCLRYRLFGASKFHAPGPEPAHYTLVICRP; this is encoded by the coding sequence ATGGATAACGGAGTGGACAGCGCCGACCTTCGCTTGGCGCAACGGCTGTCTGATTTACGCCAGCAGCAGGGCTGGTCGCTGGAAGCGTTGGCGCAGCAAACCGGCATCAGCCGGGCAACGCTATCGCGGGTTGAGCGTACGGAAACCAGCCCGACCGCCTCGTTGTTGAACAAACTGTGCGCGGCGTATGGGCTGACCATGTCACGGCTGCTGAGCGAGGTTGAGGACGAACCGCCCGAGTTGCTGCATCGCGAACAGCAGACGGTGTGGGTTGATCGCGCCAGCGGTTTTCATCGTCGTTCGGTATCACCACCCGCCGCCCTCTATAAGGCGGAATTTATCGAGGGCACGCTGGAGGCCGGCGCGGTGATCGCTTATGACGCCCCTTCGATACACGCGCTTGAACACCATTTATGGCTGCTGGAAGGCCGGCTTGAATTGACGCTGGAGGCGCGAACTTTTCAGCTAGAACCGGGCGATTGCCTGCGTTACCGCTTGTTCGGCGCTTCAAAATTTCATGCACCCGGCCCCGAGCCGGCCCATTACACCCTCGTTATCTGCAGGCCATAA
- a CDS encoding GNAT family N-acetyltransferase, translated as MIEIQQLNVDAVQSAIPELAAMLHASVSQGASIGFVMPFSLEQAQAFWHRLLPAIERKERLLLVARDRDAGRVVGTVQLLLDMPDNGRHRAEVVKLMVHPDARRQGIARSLMLQVQQLAVEHQRHLLVLDTLTGDTAEGLYRRLGFQLAGSIPQYARASNGGALDATSYMYKLL; from the coding sequence ATGATTGAGATACAGCAATTGAACGTCGATGCGGTACAGAGTGCGATCCCTGAACTGGCGGCGATGCTGCATGCCAGCGTCTCGCAGGGGGCGAGCATCGGTTTTGTCATGCCGTTTAGCCTTGAGCAGGCGCAGGCGTTCTGGCACCGTCTGTTGCCGGCTATTGAACGGAAGGAAAGGCTGCTGCTGGTGGCCCGAGATCGAGATGCCGGAAGGGTGGTCGGTACGGTGCAACTGCTGCTGGATATGCCTGATAACGGCCGCCACCGGGCGGAGGTGGTGAAGCTGATGGTGCACCCGGATGCTCGCCGTCAGGGCATTGCCCGCAGCCTGATGTTGCAGGTGCAACAGCTGGCGGTTGAGCATCAACGGCATTTACTGGTGCTGGATACCCTGACCGGCGACACTGCGGAAGGCCTGTACCGTCGGCTGGGCTTTCAACTGGCGGGCAGCATTCCGCAATACGCTCGCGCCAGCAATGGCGGTGCGCTGGATGCCACCAGTTATATGTATAAATTGCTCTGA
- a CDS encoding 5'-nucleotidase, lipoprotein e(P4) family, which translates to MRQKMALGAAIGIALVTLTGCVQPAKTDRQAQQQLAEQSVLALNWFQQSGEYQALTHQAFNSARLAFDQAKAAPGKKKAVVVDLDETMLDNSPYSGWQAQQGQPFAAATWAKWSQAQQAGAVPGAVQFARYVNSHQGTMFYVSNRKQSEYAATLANMQKLGFTGMSEKTVLLSGDTSNKQARFDAIKNAGYDIVVYAGDNLNDFGAATYHKDNAQRRAFVADNQSKFGTEFIVLPNPLYGDWESGMAKDFNKLTPEQKLQIRQQAIKAWNGQ; encoded by the coding sequence ATGAGACAGAAAATGGCCCTCGGCGCGGCGATCGGCATTGCGCTGGTGACCCTGACCGGCTGCGTGCAGCCAGCAAAAACCGATCGGCAGGCCCAACAGCAGTTGGCTGAGCAATCCGTGCTGGCGCTGAACTGGTTCCAGCAATCCGGCGAATATCAGGCGCTGACGCACCAGGCCTTCAACAGCGCCAGGCTGGCCTTTGATCAGGCCAAGGCCGCGCCGGGCAAGAAGAAGGCCGTGGTGGTCGATTTGGACGAAACTATGCTGGATAACAGCCCTTATTCCGGCTGGCAGGCGCAGCAGGGCCAACCTTTCGCCGCTGCCACCTGGGCGAAGTGGTCACAGGCGCAACAGGCCGGCGCGGTGCCAGGTGCCGTGCAGTTTGCCCGCTACGTCAACAGTCATCAGGGCACCATGTTTTACGTCTCCAACCGCAAACAGTCTGAATACGCCGCCACGCTGGCCAATATGCAAAAATTGGGCTTCACCGGCATGTCGGAAAAAACCGTGCTGTTAAGCGGTGATACCTCCAACAAGCAGGCGCGTTTCGACGCAATCAAGAACGCCGGTTACGACATCGTGGTTTACGCCGGTGACAACCTGAACGACTTCGGCGCCGCGACCTACCACAAAGATAACGCGCAGCGGCGGGCGTTCGTCGCCGACAACCAAAGCAAATTCGGCACCGAGTTTATCGTGTTGCCCAATCCGTTGTACGGCGATTGGGAAAGCGGCATGGCGAAGGACTTTAACAAGCTGACGCCAGAGCAAAAGCTGCAGATTCGCCAACAGGCAATCAAGGCCTGGAACGGACAATAA
- a CDS encoding GNAT family N-acetyltransferase has translation MHTDESFEYQSALRYSSDELAQILCHCFENYIVRFVIDGDTFARRFGAEDLSLNDSIIVTHQQQPVALALISRRGLHSRISALSIRPEMRGKGLGKALMKRIVADAHQRGDRQLSLEVIEGNEAALALYHRAGLQIVRTLTGHLAATPVLAEVAQLQEIDPLFVSHRLIAEGATDLPWLIAPETLFKLPGKPHAFSLGHQAYAVVQLGADKCFLRMIYVPPQHRSQGHARTMLAALQAKFAPLPLVANVYVPEVAAPFFDRLGWQQDALRQFEMTMTLNTPQ, from the coding sequence ATGCACACCGATGAAAGCTTCGAGTACCAAAGCGCCCTGCGCTACAGCAGCGACGAGCTGGCGCAGATCCTTTGTCATTGTTTTGAAAACTATATTGTACGTTTCGTGATTGACGGTGATACCTTCGCCCGCCGTTTTGGTGCCGAAGACCTCAGCCTGAACGACAGTATTATCGTTACCCACCAGCAACAACCGGTAGCGCTGGCGCTGATCAGCCGCCGTGGCCTGCACAGCCGGATATCGGCACTCTCCATCCGTCCGGAAATGCGCGGCAAAGGTTTGGGAAAAGCCTTGATGAAGCGCATTGTCGCCGACGCGCATCAGCGCGGCGATCGTCAACTGTCATTGGAAGTGATTGAAGGGAACGAGGCCGCGTTGGCGCTCTACCATCGGGCCGGGTTGCAAATCGTCCGCACGCTGACCGGGCATCTGGCCGCTACGCCGGTACTTGCCGAAGTTGCGCAGTTGCAAGAGATCGACCCGCTGTTCGTCTCTCACCGCCTGATTGCCGAGGGTGCCACCGACCTGCCTTGGCTGATCGCGCCGGAGACGTTGTTCAAGCTACCCGGCAAACCCCATGCTTTCAGCCTTGGCCACCAGGCCTATGCGGTGGTGCAGTTGGGAGCCGACAAATGCTTTTTGCGCATGATCTACGTGCCGCCGCAGCACCGCAGTCAGGGCCATGCCCGTACCATGCTGGCTGCATTACAGGCGAAGTTTGCGCCGTTACCGCTGGTAGCCAACGTTTACGTTCCTGAAGTGGCCGCCCCCTTCTTCGACCGCCTCGGCTGGCAGCAGGACGCGTTGCGCCAGTTTGAAATGACGATGACCTTGAACACACCACAATAA
- the ompC gene encoding porin OmpC yields MKRNLLAVIIPALLIAQTAQAAEIYNKDGNKLDFYGRVKALHYFSDDAGNDGDKTYVRIGFKGATQINDMLTGYGQWEYQIAANHSESDGTKDTKTRLGFAGLKYKDIGSFDYGRNYGIIYDVGAWTDMLPEFGDDAYVKTDNFMNGRTNGVATYRNNDFFGLVEGLKFAVQYQGKNENDGRSNSKANGDGWGLSSSYEIIDGLSVGAAYASSNRTAGQKAGTFGKGDKADIWAGGLKYDNNDVYLAATYSQSRNIAPISGTATINNNSTSVSGFANKAEGLELVAQYQFDFGLRPSLGYVQQKGKDIEGIGDADLVKYIDVGAYYYFNKNMSTYVDYKINQLDGDNKLGLKDDNVIAVALTYQF; encoded by the coding sequence ATGAAACGTAATCTTCTGGCCGTTATTATTCCGGCACTTTTAATTGCGCAGACAGCACAGGCAGCAGAAATCTACAATAAAGACGGCAACAAACTTGATTTTTACGGCCGCGTAAAAGCACTGCACTATTTCTCTGACGATGCCGGTAATGATGGCGATAAAACCTATGTGCGTATCGGTTTTAAAGGCGCTACTCAAATTAACGATATGCTGACTGGCTATGGCCAGTGGGAATATCAAATAGCAGCCAACCACTCTGAATCTGACGGCACAAAAGATACCAAAACCCGTTTGGGCTTCGCCGGTCTGAAATATAAAGATATCGGTTCATTCGACTACGGCCGCAACTACGGCATTATCTATGACGTCGGCGCCTGGACGGATATGCTGCCTGAGTTCGGTGATGACGCCTACGTCAAAACCGACAACTTTATGAATGGTCGTACCAACGGCGTGGCAACCTACCGTAACAATGACTTCTTCGGCCTGGTCGAAGGTCTGAAGTTCGCGGTACAGTACCAGGGCAAGAACGAAAACGACGGCCGTTCCAACAGCAAGGCGAACGGCGACGGTTGGGGCCTGTCTTCCAGCTATGAAATCATCGACGGCCTGAGCGTGGGTGCCGCCTATGCGTCTTCCAACCGTACTGCCGGGCAAAAAGCGGGCACCTTCGGTAAGGGCGACAAAGCTGATATTTGGGCCGGCGGCCTGAAATACGACAACAACGATGTTTACCTGGCAGCGACCTATTCGCAAAGCCGTAATATCGCGCCAATCTCCGGCACCGCCACTATCAATAATAATTCCACTTCCGTAAGCGGCTTTGCCAATAAGGCGGAAGGTCTGGAATTGGTTGCTCAATATCAGTTCGACTTCGGTCTGCGTCCATCGCTGGGTTATGTTCAGCAGAAAGGCAAAGATATTGAAGGCATCGGCGACGCCGACCTGGTGAAATATATCGACGTTGGCGCCTACTACTATTTCAACAAGAACATGTCGACCTATGTCGATTATAAAATCAACCAACTCGACGGCGATAACAAGCTGGGTCTGAAAGACGACAACGTGATTGCCGTCGCCCTGACCTACCAGTTCTGA
- a CDS encoding carboxymuconolactone decarboxylase family protein, with the protein MQPSQQAGQQAFGDIAPKLAQLSDSVLFDDVWQRPGLTPRERSLITVAALVALNRVEQMPFHLQLAERNGVSVEQLAEAITHLAFYAGWPAAASAVARLRELKQE; encoded by the coding sequence ATGCAACCTTCCCAACAGGCTGGCCAGCAGGCGTTTGGCGACATTGCCCCCAAGTTGGCGCAGCTCAGCGACAGCGTATTATTCGACGATGTATGGCAGCGACCGGGGCTCACGCCGCGCGAGCGCAGTCTGATCACCGTGGCGGCGCTGGTGGCGCTCAACCGCGTGGAGCAGATGCCGTTTCATCTGCAACTGGCCGAACGCAATGGCGTGAGCGTTGAACAGCTCGCCGAGGCGATCACCCATCTGGCGTTTTATGCCGGTTGGCCAGCGGCGGCCTCTGCCGTGGCACGCCTGCGCGAATTGAAACAGGAGTAG
- a CDS encoding tautomerase family protein — MPFSRIALHQGKSAQYLKTLSDSLHQALVETFSVPPADKFQAIDQYRPGELIYDPHYLGGPRSADYVLFYITIGRPRDTATKQRFYQRLAALLAENLQLSPQDVMVVITTTQQDEWSFSAGRASMIEG, encoded by the coding sequence ATGCCATTCAGCCGTATCGCTTTGCATCAGGGCAAGTCAGCGCAATACCTGAAAACCTTATCTGACAGCCTGCACCAGGCGCTGGTCGAGACTTTTAGCGTGCCGCCGGCCGACAAGTTTCAGGCCATTGATCAATACCGCCCCGGCGAGCTGATTTACGATCCCCATTATCTCGGCGGCCCACGTTCGGCGGATTATGTGCTGTTTTACATCACCATTGGCCGTCCGCGCGATACCGCCACCAAGCAGCGTTTTTATCAGCGGTTGGCGGCGTTGCTGGCAGAAAACCTGCAGTTGAGCCCGCAGGATGTGATGGTAGTGATTACCACCACCCAACAGGACGAGTGGTCGTTCAGTGCGGGTCGCGCTTCAATGATCGAAGGCTAG
- the dinG gene encoding ATP-dependent DNA helicase DinG, whose translation MALSPAVKDQIGQWYKALQQQIPDFISRAPQRQMIAEVAKTLAGDYPRHLAIEAPTGVGKTLSYLIPGIAVGRAESKPLVVSTANVALQDQIYSKDLPLLKKIIPDLKFTGAFGRGRYVCPRNLAALSTDVSEQGDLTLFLDDELAPSSGEEQALCQKLSKALSRHEWDGLRDHYQLTIDDPLWIKLSTDKANCLGRNCHYIRECPFYIARKEIETADVVVANHALVMAALETESVLPNPKELLLVLDEGHHLPEVARDALEIDGEITALSTNLQLDMIVRQVEQCMTQYRPKSPPGLTNDERLKNHCEEMRELIQIFEHQVSAYLPTDTVIAEHRFEMGELPAEMVETSARLFKLTDALRGVAEFILNDLSEQTGKHDIVRLHRSIIQMSRTLGYLEAMSKLWRLAALDKSSNAPISKWVTRDLRDNVTHLYLHCVGIRVSDQLEKLLWRKVPHVVVTSATLRSLNSFARLQEMSGLSEKAGDRFETLSSPFNHVEQGKIVIPNMRFEPAMANEAEHLEEMARFFRAEQASGKHKGMLILFSSHRAMQTFLSYVTDLRLMLLVQGDQPRYRLVEEHRKRVEKGTASVLIGLQSFAEGLDLKGELLTQVHIHKIAFPPIDSPVILTEGEWLKSLKRYPFEVQSLPSASFNLIQQVGRLIRSNECHGEIVIYDRRLLTKSYGSRLLAALPVFPIEQREVPEADKAHQAALKSVAEAEKKSKKRKSPFARKRTR comes from the coding sequence ATGGCGCTCTCCCCCGCAGTTAAAGATCAGATTGGCCAGTGGTACAAAGCCCTGCAGCAACAAATACCGGATTTTATTTCCCGTGCACCGCAACGGCAGATGATCGCCGAAGTCGCGAAAACCCTGGCCGGAGATTATCCGCGCCACCTGGCGATTGAGGCGCCGACCGGCGTGGGCAAAACCCTGTCGTACCTGATCCCAGGGATCGCCGTAGGCCGCGCGGAGAGCAAACCCCTGGTGGTCAGTACCGCCAACGTGGCGCTGCAGGATCAGATTTACAGCAAGGATTTGCCGTTGCTGAAGAAGATCATTCCCGATTTGAAATTCACTGGCGCCTTTGGCCGCGGGCGCTATGTTTGCCCGCGTAATCTGGCGGCATTGAGCACCGACGTCAGCGAGCAGGGTGATCTGACGCTGTTCCTGGATGACGAACTGGCCCCTTCCAGCGGGGAAGAGCAGGCGCTGTGCCAGAAACTGAGCAAAGCGCTCAGCCGCCATGAGTGGGACGGGTTGCGAGACCACTATCAGCTGACGATCGACGATCCGCTGTGGATTAAACTCAGCACCGACAAGGCCAACTGCCTAGGGCGCAACTGCCATTACATCCGCGAATGCCCGTTTTATATCGCCCGTAAAGAGATTGAAACCGCCGACGTGGTGGTGGCTAACCATGCTCTGGTGATGGCGGCGCTGGAAACGGAATCGGTACTGCCCAACCCGAAAGAGCTGTTGCTGGTGCTGGACGAAGGCCATCACCTGCCGGAAGTGGCGCGTGACGCGCTAGAGATTGACGGCGAAATCACCGCGCTGTCGACCAATTTGCAACTGGACATGATCGTGCGTCAGGTTGAACAGTGCATGACGCAATATCGCCCGAAAAGCCCACCGGGGCTGACCAACGACGAACGTTTGAAAAATCACTGCGAAGAGATGCGTGAGCTGATCCAGATTTTCGAGCATCAGGTCAGCGCCTATCTGCCGACCGACACCGTGATTGCCGAACACCGGTTTGAAATGGGCGAACTGCCTGCGGAGATGGTGGAAACCAGCGCACGCTTGTTCAAGCTGACTGACGCGTTGCGTGGGGTGGCGGAATTTATCCTCAACGATCTCAGCGAGCAAACCGGTAAGCACGACATTGTGCGACTGCACCGTTCAATCATTCAGATGAGCCGCACCCTGGGTTATCTGGAAGCGATGAGCAAACTGTGGCGGCTGGCGGCACTGGACAAGTCTTCCAATGCGCCGATCTCCAAATGGGTCACGCGCGATTTGCGCGATAACGTGACGCACCTGTATTTGCACTGCGTAGGCATTCGCGTGAGCGACCAGCTCGAAAAGCTGTTGTGGCGCAAGGTGCCGCATGTGGTCGTCACCTCGGCGACTCTGCGTTCATTGAACAGCTTTGCGCGCCTGCAGGAAATGAGTGGGCTGAGCGAGAAAGCCGGCGATCGTTTCGAAACCCTGTCTTCGCCGTTTAACCACGTTGAGCAGGGCAAGATTGTCATCCCGAACATGCGTTTCGAACCGGCGATGGCCAACGAAGCTGAGCATCTGGAAGAGATGGCGCGCTTTTTCCGCGCCGAGCAGGCCAGCGGCAAACACAAGGGCATGCTGATCCTGTTCAGCAGTCATCGTGCGATGCAGACCTTCCTCAGCTACGTGACCGATTTGCGCCTGATGCTGTTGGTACAGGGCGATCAACCGCGTTATCGCTTGGTGGAAGAGCACCGCAAGCGGGTCGAAAAAGGCACTGCCAGCGTGCTGATAGGCCTGCAGTCGTTTGCTGAAGGGTTGGATCTGAAAGGGGAATTGCTGACCCAGGTGCATATTCACAAGATCGCCTTCCCGCCGATCGACAGCCCGGTGATCCTGACCGAAGGCGAGTGGCTGAAGTCGCTGAAGCGTTATCCCTTCGAGGTGCAAAGCCTGCCGAGCGCTTCGTTCAACCTGATCCAGCAGGTGGGCCGACTGATCCGCAGCAACGAATGCCACGGCGAGATCGTGATTTACGATCGCCGGCTGCTTACCAAAAGCTACGGCTCGCGCCTGCTGGCGGCATTGCCGGTGTTCCCCATCGAACAGCGTGAGGTGCCTGAAGCCGACAAGGCACACCAGGCAGCGCTTAAATCCGTCGCCGAAGCGGAGAAAAAGAGCAAGAAGCGCAAGAGCCCGTTCGCCCGCAAACGTACCCGTTAA
- a CDS encoding Lrp/AsnC family transcriptional regulator, producing the protein MDAIDRQILNLLAEDARVSLKTLSASVGLSSPSTSERLRRLEESGVIQGYTLNVNLQALGYAFQSLVRIKPLPGMLKKVEQMIQEIPEVVECDKVTGEDCFIVRLVAHSMEQLDQILDRLAERAQSNTSIVKTTPVKRRLPPML; encoded by the coding sequence ATGGATGCTATCGATCGTCAAATCCTGAACCTGCTGGCAGAGGATGCGCGGGTATCGCTGAAAACCCTCAGCGCCAGCGTCGGGTTGTCATCACCCAGTACCTCGGAGCGGCTGCGGCGGCTGGAGGAGAGCGGCGTGATCCAGGGCTACACCCTGAACGTCAATTTGCAGGCGTTGGGCTACGCTTTTCAGTCGCTGGTGCGCATCAAACCGCTGCCGGGCATGCTGAAAAAGGTCGAGCAAATGATTCAGGAGATCCCGGAGGTGGTTGAGTGTGACAAGGTGACCGGCGAAGACTGCTTTATCGTGCGTCTGGTGGCTCATTCGATGGAGCAACTCGACCAGATCCTCGATCGGCTGGCCGAGCGCGCACAGAGCAATACCTCCATCGTCAAAACAACGCCGGTGAAACGTCGCCTGCCGCCAATGCTGTGA
- a CDS encoding DMT family transporter, whose protein sequence is MNAEIKRGSLEMIAAMLISGTIGWFVLMSGQPVINVVFWRCAVGALVLLAICAALGQLRRDSLTRTTLLVAIAGGVALVVNWLLLFAAYSYASISIATAVYNTQPFMLVALGALFLGEKLTLRKLFWLALAFIGMTLVVLAQPKQAGGQNNYLMGILLSLGAAFFYALMALAAKRLKGTPPHLIALIQVTVGALMLLPMVDFHARANAGQWGMLVTVGVLHTGIMYVLLYGAIQKLPTNLTGSLSFIYPIAAMLVDRLAFGHRLVALQFAGAALILLAAAGMNLLGERRVRLAAAPGGKQAPEQ, encoded by the coding sequence ATGAATGCAGAGATAAAACGCGGCTCGCTGGAGATGATCGCCGCGATGTTGATTTCCGGTACCATCGGCTGGTTTGTGCTGATGTCCGGCCAGCCGGTGATCAACGTGGTGTTCTGGCGCTGTGCGGTAGGGGCGCTGGTGCTGCTGGCCATTTGTGCTGCGCTGGGGCAGCTGCGGCGCGACAGCCTGACGCGTACTACGTTGCTGGTGGCAATCGCCGGCGGCGTAGCGCTGGTGGTTAATTGGCTGTTGTTGTTTGCTGCCTATTCCTATGCGTCGATCTCCATCGCGACGGCGGTGTATAACACGCAGCCGTTCATGCTGGTGGCGCTGGGGGCGCTGTTTCTCGGCGAGAAGCTGACCCTGCGTAAGCTGTTTTGGTTGGCATTGGCGTTTATCGGCATGACGCTGGTGGTGTTGGCGCAGCCCAAACAGGCCGGTGGACAGAACAACTACCTGATGGGCATTTTGTTGTCGCTGGGCGCGGCATTTTTTTACGCGCTGATGGCGCTGGCCGCCAAACGGTTGAAAGGGACGCCACCGCACCTGATCGCCTTGATCCAGGTAACGGTCGGCGCGCTGATGCTGTTGCCGATGGTAGATTTCCACGCGCGGGCCAATGCCGGACAGTGGGGCATGCTGGTGACGGTGGGCGTATTGCACACCGGGATCATGTATGTGTTGCTGTATGGCGCGATCCAAAAGTTGCCGACCAACCTGACAGGTTCGCTGTCGTTTATTTATCCGATCGCCGCCATGCTGGTGGATCGCCTGGCGTTCGGTCACCGATTGGTGGCGCTGCAGTTTGCTGGCGCTGCCCTCATTTTGCTGGCGGCGGCAGGCATGAACCTGCTGGGGGAGCGCCGCGTTCGGCTAGCGGCTGCGCCAGGCGGCAAGCAGGCCCCCGAACAATGA
- a CDS encoding MFS transporter, producing the protein MSERSEILTDSGTPQLWRLLIGISIASFLGCIDFTIVNTAIPAIQRELAASLSSVQWVMTLFVMALCAFMVSAGRLADLYGRRRVLYCGMLTFAAASLGAGLSGSIELLNVWRFVQGAACAVLYTATTAIVADAWPPQQRGRAIGILLAVNGLGLAIGPVAGGLLVGSLGWRWVFLLNVPLIALSFAFCLGTVRESRAQQGSRLDIPGLLLLVIGVAGLLLAISQGSQWGWLSAKTGLTAALALAALGLLLPVERRAHSPLVPLVLLRRPAFLRVCLMSALLAFFYCAAFFLMPIYLENTRHYQGTMLGLLLLPTTAVMAALSPWVGRWVDKSGPRAALILGFAALAGSAALQSRFSVDSPLPLLLGAFALMGLGWGCILGPLVLATLNSVNESQSGGALGITWTLHNLGGAVGLAVATLIYPSYGYTPVMLLLLALSLFGGLLAAWRSR; encoded by the coding sequence ATGAGCGAACGCAGTGAAATTCTGACCGACAGCGGCACACCCCAACTATGGCGTCTGCTGATTGGCATCAGTATCGCCAGCTTTTTGGGCTGTATCGATTTCACCATCGTCAATACCGCCATCCCCGCGATCCAGCGTGAGCTGGCCGCCAGCCTGAGCAGCGTACAATGGGTGATGACGTTGTTCGTGATGGCACTGTGCGCCTTTATGGTCAGCGCCGGGCGGCTGGCGGATCTGTATGGCCGTCGTCGGGTGTTGTACTGCGGAATGCTGACGTTCGCCGCCGCGTCGTTGGGCGCCGGGCTCTCAGGCAGTATTGAGCTGCTCAACGTCTGGCGTTTTGTGCAGGGCGCCGCCTGCGCGGTACTGTACACCGCCACTACGGCCATTGTCGCCGATGCCTGGCCGCCGCAGCAGCGCGGTCGTGCAATCGGCATTTTGCTGGCGGTCAACGGCCTGGGTCTGGCGATCGGCCCGGTGGCCGGTGGCCTGTTGGTCGGTTCCCTGGGCTGGCGCTGGGTGTTTCTGTTGAACGTGCCGCTGATTGCGCTGAGTTTCGCCTTCTGCCTGGGAACCGTTCGAGAGTCTCGCGCCCAACAAGGCAGCAGGCTGGATATCCCCGGTTTATTGCTGTTGGTGATCGGCGTTGCCGGGCTGCTGCTGGCCATCAGTCAGGGCAGCCAATGGGGATGGCTGAGCGCAAAAACCGGGTTAACGGCTGCACTGGCGCTCGCCGCGCTCGGCCTGCTACTGCCGGTTGAACGACGGGCACATTCGCCACTGGTACCGCTGGTTTTGCTGCGGCGTCCCGCCTTTTTGCGCGTTTGCCTGATGAGCGCGCTATTGGCCTTTTTCTACTGCGCCGCTTTCTTTTTGATGCCGATTTACCTGGAAAACACCCGCCACTACCAGGGAACGATGCTGGGACTGTTGTTGCTGCCAACCACCGCGGTGATGGCAGCCCTCTCGCCCTGGGTCGGCAGATGGGTGGATAAATCCGGCCCACGCGCGGCGTTGATCCTCGGTTTTGCCGCCCTTGCCGGCTCCGCGGCCCTGCAAAGCCGGTTTAGCGTCGACAGCCCGCTGCCGCTGCTGCTCGGGGCCTTCGCCCTGATGGGGCTGGGCTGGGGCTGCATTCTCGGCCCGCTGGTGTTGGCGACGCTCAACAGCGTCAACGAATCGCAAAGCGGCGGCGCGTTAGGCATCACCTGGACACTGCACAATCTCGGCGGCGCCGTTGGCCTGGCGGTGGCGACCCTGATTTACCCGAGCTACGGCTACACGCCGGTGATGTTGTTGCTGTTGGCGCTGTCATTGTTCGGGGGCCTGCTTGCCGCCTGGCGCAGCCGCTAG
- a CDS encoding LysR family transcriptional regulator produces MISSERLHAIRAFVQAVQAGGFSRAAEQLGLSRSTVGKAVARLEQRLQVRLFQRTTRSLSLTDEGQLFYDDCLKALAALEAAENQLAVRAQTPEGRLRVSLPVLFGQKWVMPPLLALADRYPKLHIEALFSNRAADLAEEGIDLAVRIGSPGDAVAITARQLGEQQQILCAAPGYLTRQGEPSTLAELLQHQAIGLLRDGRSQPWHLLDEQGKAQRLSPPARLRLGNMEAVLGAACAGQGVAMLPRWLAHDALTAGTLREVLPGSCGAGLAINVVWLKGTGMPLRVRVAIDALLAAFTPKAPWQ; encoded by the coding sequence ATGATTTCCAGCGAACGATTACATGCAATCCGCGCCTTTGTGCAGGCGGTGCAGGCCGGTGGTTTTAGCCGTGCCGCCGAGCAACTGGGCCTTTCGCGTTCAACGGTGGGTAAAGCCGTGGCTCGGCTGGAACAGCGGCTGCAGGTGCGGTTGTTCCAACGCACCACGCGCAGCCTGTCGCTGACCGATGAAGGGCAGTTGTTCTATGACGATTGCCTGAAGGCGCTGGCGGCGCTGGAAGCGGCGGAAAACCAGCTGGCGGTTCGGGCCCAAACACCGGAGGGACGACTGCGGGTATCGCTGCCGGTGCTGTTCGGCCAAAAGTGGGTGATGCCGCCGCTGCTGGCATTGGCGGACCGTTACCCGAAATTGCACATCGAAGCGTTGTTTTCCAACCGTGCGGCAGATTTGGCGGAAGAGGGGATCGATTTGGCAGTGCGGATCGGTTCGCCGGGTGATGCCGTGGCCATCACCGCCCGGCAACTGGGTGAGCAGCAGCAAATACTCTGCGCAGCTCCGGGTTATCTGACACGACAGGGGGAACCGAGCACGTTAGCAGAACTGTTGCAGCATCAGGCGATTGGCTTACTGCGTGATGGGCGTAGCCAGCCGTGGCATTTGCTGGATGAGCAGGGTAAAGCTCAGCGGTTGTCGCCACCGGCCCGTTTGAGATTGGGCAATATGGAGGCGGTGCTGGGGGCTGCCTGCGCCGGTCAGGGGGTTGCCATGCTGCCGCGTTGGCTGGCGCATGATGCGCTGACGGCCGGGACGTTGCGTGAGGTTTTACCCGGCAGCTGCGGTGCGGGGCTGGCGATTAACGTGGTCTGGCTAAAAGGGACTGGCATGCCGTTACGGGTGAGGGTCGCCATTGATGCCCTGCTGGCGGCCTTCACCCCCAAAGCGCCGTGGCAGTGA